The Breoghania sp. genome has a segment encoding these proteins:
- the cas2e gene encoding type I-E CRISPR-associated endoribonuclease Cas2e → MMVVVTNNAPPRLRGRLAVWLLEVRAGVYLGTYSARTREMIAEQVRDMIADGDAVIAWTARNDAGFDFETYGSNRRMPVKFDGLKLVAFHPVEPV, encoded by the coding sequence ATGATGGTCGTCGTCACCAACAACGCGCCGCCGCGTCTGCGCGGTCGACTGGCCGTCTGGTTGCTGGAGGTGCGGGCCGGCGTCTATCTCGGCACCTATTCGGCGCGCACCCGCGAGATGATTGCTGAACAGGTGCGCGACATGATTGCCGATGGCGATGCCGTCATCGCCTGGACGGCGCGCAACGATGCCGGATTTGACTTCGAAACCTATGGCTCGAACAGGCGGATGCCGGTGAAATTCGACGGCTTGAAACTCGTTGCGTTCCACCCCGTGGAACCTGTCTGA
- the casA gene encoding type I-E CRISPR-associated protein Cse1/CasA produces MAFPEIAAAVDNPESDYAVEFGWPRPDLDMASFELCVGIVHLAFDIRDEDDWNALWSNPPDAAVVTQKLQPLLPAFTLDGGSDGDDPRFMQDLEPLEVGAKAADINPVEALFIDTPGQNGQKKNADLLTHRDRYAALGLPAAAIALYALQAYAPSGGAGNRTSMRGGGPLSAIVIPVARADGPPVSLWRKILANVCHAERLKPADLAKALPWLAPTLTSDKASGGRLVNPDKAGDAHPLQAFFGMPRRIRLVMAEAPGRCALTGEVGPLVTGFVQKPYGVNYGVWQHPLTPYRRQKEASEPYSLKPKSGRFGYRDWISVTVGREEGLLSEPAQTIRLARRQRAHALADGGADPRVRVGGWAMNNMEAIAYLFAEQPLHLASSAPKPVALDDMARRLAAAGDLAAAHLRSAIKLGLFGPASAGTDQGVLALAHTTFYEETEAEFHDLLQDLLASADREPSADPALDLSRRWLSRMRHVALDIFDRLAPVPLDDMERAAPLTAAYGRLRAMFEGRGKDGAALFTELQMAVPAGAKKSRTKEDAT; encoded by the coding sequence ATGGCATTTCCCGAAATCGCTGCGGCGGTCGATAATCCCGAGAGCGACTATGCGGTCGAATTTGGCTGGCCGCGTCCGGATCTCGATATGGCGTCCTTCGAGCTTTGCGTCGGCATCGTTCATCTTGCCTTTGACATTCGCGATGAGGATGACTGGAACGCGTTGTGGAGCAATCCGCCCGATGCGGCGGTTGTGACGCAGAAGCTTCAGCCGCTTCTGCCCGCCTTCACGCTCGATGGCGGCTCGGACGGCGACGATCCGCGTTTCATGCAGGATCTGGAGCCGTTGGAGGTGGGGGCGAAGGCGGCGGACATCAATCCCGTCGAGGCGCTGTTCATCGATACGCCGGGGCAGAATGGCCAGAAGAAAAACGCCGATCTGCTGACCCACCGTGACCGGTACGCAGCGCTTGGTTTGCCCGCTGCAGCCATCGCTCTCTATGCGCTTCAGGCTTATGCGCCTTCGGGTGGTGCGGGCAATCGCACCTCGATGCGCGGAGGCGGGCCGCTTTCCGCGATTGTGATCCCGGTGGCGCGGGCGGATGGACCGCCGGTGTCGCTGTGGCGCAAGATCCTGGCCAATGTCTGCCATGCCGAGCGCCTGAAGCCGGCCGATCTGGCGAAGGCGTTGCCCTGGCTTGCGCCGACGCTGACATCCGACAAGGCGAGCGGCGGACGTCTGGTCAACCCGGACAAGGCCGGGGACGCGCATCCTCTTCAGGCATTTTTCGGTATGCCACGGCGCATCCGGCTCGTTATGGCCGAGGCTCCGGGACGTTGCGCGTTGACCGGAGAAGTAGGGCCTCTTGTGACCGGCTTCGTACAGAAGCCCTATGGCGTCAATTACGGTGTCTGGCAGCATCCGCTAACCCCTTATCGCCGTCAGAAGGAAGCCTCTGAACCCTATTCCTTGAAGCCGAAATCGGGGCGTTTCGGGTATCGCGATTGGATCAGCGTGACGGTTGGGCGGGAGGAGGGGCTTCTCAGCGAGCCGGCTCAGACAATCCGGCTGGCGCGGCGGCAGCGCGCTCATGCTTTGGCTGATGGTGGGGCGGATCCGCGTGTCAGGGTTGGCGGCTGGGCCATGAACAACATGGAGGCCATCGCCTACCTGTTCGCCGAGCAGCCGCTTCATCTCGCCTCCTCCGCGCCGAAACCGGTCGCGCTCGATGACATGGCACGGCGGCTTGCCGCCGCGGGCGATCTTGCAGCCGCACACTTGCGAAGCGCGATCAAGCTGGGGCTCTTCGGTCCGGCGAGCGCCGGAACGGATCAGGGCGTTCTCGCGCTGGCGCACACGACGTTTTACGAGGAAACGGAGGCTGAGTTTCACGACCTCCTTCAGGATCTGCTCGCCAGCGCGGATCGGGAGCCTTCCGCCGATCCTGCTCTCGATCTTTCGCGACGCTGGCTATCCCGCATGCGCCATGTGGCGCTCGATATCTTCGATCGGCTGGCACCGGTGCCTCTGGATGACATGGAGCGCGCCGCGCCGCTGACCGCCGCCTATGGACGGCTGCGTGCGATGTTCGAAGGTCGTGGCAAGGATGGTGCCGCTCTCTTCACCGAATTGCAGATGGCTGTTCCGGCGGGGGCTAAGAAATCCCGGACGAAGGAGGACGCGACATGA
- the cas7e gene encoding type I-E CRISPR-associated protein Cas7/Cse4/CasC: MNRFLQLHVLTAYPPSNPNRDDLGRPKSAIIGGVQRMRISSQAIKRAMRQSPAFVEALTDSLGKRTQRLGEVVRAHLVEKGADEKTAVEIARDIAAVFGKLKGDKDGHPTYIEQLAFISPDERAAALSFADKMLSGEKLPGEKELVKMLLNTADGAVDIAMFGRMLAANPDYNRDAAVQVAHAFTTNRVTIEDDYYTAVDDLKQPSEDAGAGFIGEAGFGAGIFYVYVCVDRRLLVENLAGDGALAARGIEALVRAAAISSPSGKKNAFANHVRAEFVLAELGDGQPRTLASAFTRPVSGADQMAASVDVLTGMREAFARSYGKDWTDERLLQVGNPDGVTLDDLASFAASGVADAAA; encoded by the coding sequence ATGAACCGGTTTTTGCAACTGCATGTCCTGACCGCCTATCCGCCGTCCAATCCCAATCGCGACGATCTCGGTCGGCCCAAATCCGCCATCATCGGCGGCGTGCAGCGCATGCGCATCTCCAGCCAGGCGATCAAGCGTGCGATGCGGCAATCCCCTGCCTTTGTCGAGGCGCTGACGGATAGCCTCGGCAAACGCACCCAACGGCTTGGCGAAGTCGTCAGGGCCCATCTCGTTGAAAAGGGTGCGGATGAGAAGACGGCGGTGGAGATCGCCCGCGATATTGCCGCTGTCTTCGGCAAGCTCAAAGGGGACAAGGACGGGCATCCGACCTACATCGAACAGCTCGCCTTCATCTCTCCGGATGAGCGGGCTGCGGCGCTCAGTTTTGCCGACAAGATGCTCTCTGGCGAAAAGCTGCCCGGTGAAAAGGAATTGGTGAAGATGTTGCTGAACACGGCTGACGGAGCCGTCGATATCGCAATGTTCGGACGCATGCTCGCCGCCAATCCCGACTATAATCGGGACGCGGCCGTACAGGTGGCGCATGCTTTCACCACCAACCGGGTGACCATTGAGGACGACTATTACACGGCCGTCGACGATCTGAAGCAGCCGAGCGAGGATGCCGGGGCCGGGTTCATTGGCGAGGCCGGCTTTGGTGCCGGTATCTTCTATGTCTATGTCTGCGTCGATCGCAGGTTGCTCGTCGAGAATCTTGCCGGTGATGGCGCCCTCGCCGCGCGCGGCATCGAGGCGCTGGTGCGCGCCGCTGCGATCAGCTCGCCTTCGGGCAAGAAAAACGCCTTTGCCAATCATGTGCGGGCCGAGTTCGTGCTGGCGGAACTCGGCGACGGCCAGCCGCGCACCCTTGCTTCCGCGTTCACCCGACCGGTTTCCGGCGCCGATCAGATGGCGGCGTCGGTCGACGTCCTGACCGGCATGCGGGAGGCGTTTGCACGCAGTTACGGCAAGGACTGGACGGACGAACGTCTGTTGCAGGTGGGCAACCCCGACGGTGTCACGCTCGATGATCTCGCATCCTTTGCCGCTTCAGGCGTTGCGGACGCTGCCGCATGA
- the yacG gene encoding DNA gyrase inhibitor YacG has protein sequence MRPCPHCSKLSVEKYYPFCSARCADVDLHSWLSGNYAIPAVELDDVDPEELGALASMHAPDRQNDR, from the coding sequence GTGCGCCCCTGCCCGCACTGCAGCAAGCTCTCGGTGGAAAAATACTATCCCTTCTGCTCGGCGCGCTGCGCGGATGTCGACCTGCATAGCTGGCTTTCGGGCAATTACGCCATCCCCGCCGTCGAGCTTGACGACGTGGACCCGGAAGAACTGGGCGCACTGGCCAGTATGCACGCCCCCGACAGGCAGAACGACCGTTAG
- the cas1e gene encoding type I-E CRISPR-associated endonuclease Cas1e translates to MAAKETPQKIPGAPPPKPIPLKERATIIFVEKGQLDVIDGAFVLVDANGVRMHIPVGGLAAIMLEPGTRTSHAAVALAARAGTLLIWVGEAGVRLYASGQPGGARSDRLLWQCRLALDPDARLRIVRKMFQMRFGETAPERRSVDQLRGIEGARVRTIYDGLAKQFGVTWKRRKYDPGDWDVSDVPNRCLSAATSCLYGLTEAAVLAAGYAPAIGFLHTGKPLSFVYDIADIFKFETVVPEAFRIAGLHAKGRLSGHPDREVRIACRDAFRRTNLLSRLIPSIEDVLLAGDLPMPEAPEDAVGPAFADEAPTGDMGHRS, encoded by the coding sequence GTGGCCGCGAAGGAAACACCACAAAAGATACCGGGGGCGCCGCCGCCCAAGCCGATCCCACTGAAGGAACGTGCCACGATCATCTTCGTGGAGAAGGGGCAGCTCGACGTGATCGATGGAGCCTTTGTTCTCGTCGATGCCAACGGCGTGCGCATGCACATCCCCGTCGGCGGCCTCGCCGCGATCATGCTGGAACCGGGAACCCGCACCAGTCACGCCGCCGTCGCTCTGGCCGCGCGGGCAGGCACCCTCCTCATTTGGGTGGGAGAGGCGGGCGTTCGCCTTTATGCCTCCGGCCAGCCGGGGGGCGCGCGGTCCGACAGGCTGTTGTGGCAGTGCCGGCTTGCGCTCGATCCTGACGCCCGGCTCAGGATCGTGCGTAAAATGTTCCAGATGCGTTTCGGCGAGACGGCGCCGGAGCGGCGCTCGGTCGATCAGTTGCGCGGTATCGAGGGTGCGCGCGTGCGCACCATCTATGACGGGCTTGCCAAACAGTTTGGCGTCACCTGGAAGCGCCGGAAATACGACCCCGGCGACTGGGACGTTTCCGACGTGCCGAACCGCTGCCTGTCGGCCGCGACCTCCTGCCTCTATGGGCTGACGGAGGCGGCCGTGCTGGCTGCGGGCTATGCGCCGGCGATCGGTTTCCTGCATACCGGCAAGCCGCTTTCCTTCGTTTACGACATTGCAGACATCTTCAAGTTCGAGACGGTTGTTCCCGAAGCCTTCCGCATTGCCGGTCTCCATGCCAAGGGGCGGCTTTCCGGTCATCCCGATCGTGAGGTGCGGATCGCCTGCCGGGATGCCTTCCGCCGCACCAATCTGCTGTCGCGCCTGATCCCCTCCATTGAGGACGTTCTGCTGGCGGGCGACCTGCCGATGCCCGAAGCGCCGGAGGATGCCGTGGGCCCTGCATTTGCGGATGAGGCGCCCACCGGTGACATGGGACATCGCTCATGA
- the cas3 gene encoding CRISPR-associated helicase Cas3' — protein sequence MSTDLGCGDLQGALSGATLEFWGKSREDELLRNGDRSPLFKPVLHHLLDVAAVTHVWQAVSPARCVRDAEALNVPPEALARMNTFLVGLHDLGKFSRSFQCKRADFWPERVLGPFRSCADRGHWRNTAILLRADRMAAALADLLYGSAHAGRADLLTPVIAAISGHHGRPPGAEEIGARAWSAADDLQIGSQCVAHAEAAFALLRQVVAPTALDLPPRLAPAVSWSWRLSGLTTLADWVGSDAAFFGFQPLDMPLDRYWTWACEQARDALRAKGLMPPAPFSAPGLARVAREAAEKPRPMQALAASLPLEPGPQLVIVEDTTGAGKTEAALVLAARMMAEGKGEGLFFAMPTMATANAMYERLSRGYRALFEDHAAPSLVLAHGRSDVSGTFLETIGAGMTNGAGAEETAAAFCAGWLADSRKKAFLADVGAATIDQAFLAVLPKKHLTLRQFALAGRILVIDEAHSYDAYMEEELRALLSLQAMSGGSAIILSATLSGAQKGALVTAFGEGLGLRDPEDLAEEIRSDAYPLATSLAKAGVSEIAPGFDAALAREVTIERVSGRPDAVARALEAAGKGAAVAIICNAVDEAIAVHETIRAAIDQRAHLFHARFAQGDRQEIEEAMLARFGKKATAADRAGHVLVATQVIEQSLDLDFDLIITDLAPIDLLIQRAGRLWRHMGERPTRVRALDAPRLLVVSPDPALVEDETWLEPVLGKAAFTYAHPGIMWRTAREIFDAGAIRTPESFRPMIEAVYRGDDWSDVPKPLGPRLTDAEGTKAGQKSLGRMNVIKLADGYGALSDSLGVDEDIGTRLGEPTVTLRLARIESGRLLPWFEAQDQVSAWALSEVRVRTKWLGLSHPCPDDALRRMAKADWPEWEQGMPIGVVDEDGKVTVGANVNAQLFYGKILGFRRS from the coding sequence ATGTCGACAGATCTGGGATGCGGTGATCTCCAAGGGGCGTTATCCGGGGCGACGCTGGAGTTCTGGGGGAAGTCGCGCGAGGACGAGCTTCTGCGCAATGGAGATCGTTCGCCGCTTTTCAAACCGGTTCTTCATCACCTGCTCGATGTTGCTGCGGTCACCCATGTCTGGCAGGCGGTCAGCCCCGCGCGATGCGTTCGGGATGCGGAAGCGTTGAACGTGCCGCCCGAGGCGCTGGCCCGGATGAATACGTTTCTTGTCGGCCTGCATGATCTCGGCAAGTTCTCGCGTTCCTTTCAGTGCAAACGGGCGGACTTCTGGCCTGAGCGCGTGCTCGGGCCCTTCAGATCCTGCGCCGATCGCGGTCATTGGCGGAATACGGCCATCCTGCTTCGTGCAGACAGGATGGCGGCTGCGCTTGCAGACCTTCTCTACGGTTCCGCGCATGCAGGCCGTGCCGATCTGCTGACCCCTGTCATCGCGGCAATCTCCGGCCATCACGGGCGTCCGCCAGGGGCGGAGGAAATCGGCGCGCGAGCATGGTCGGCGGCCGATGACCTCCAGATCGGTTCGCAATGTGTTGCTCATGCCGAAGCGGCTTTCGCGTTGCTTCGGCAAGTCGTGGCGCCCACAGCTCTTGACCTGCCGCCACGTCTTGCCCCAGCCGTTTCCTGGTCGTGGCGCTTGTCGGGCCTGACCACGCTGGCCGACTGGGTCGGGTCGGATGCGGCGTTCTTCGGTTTTCAGCCGCTCGATATGCCGTTGGATCGATATTGGACCTGGGCTTGCGAGCAGGCGCGGGACGCTTTGCGGGCCAAGGGGCTTATGCCGCCTGCTCCGTTCAGCGCTCCGGGGCTTGCACGGGTTGCGCGCGAGGCGGCTGAAAAGCCGCGTCCCATGCAGGCGCTCGCCGCCAGTCTGCCATTGGAGCCGGGACCTCAGCTTGTCATTGTGGAAGACACGACAGGCGCGGGAAAGACAGAGGCCGCGCTCGTTCTTGCGGCCCGGATGATGGCTGAGGGCAAGGGCGAAGGGCTGTTCTTTGCCATGCCCACCATGGCCACGGCGAACGCGATGTACGAAAGGCTGTCGCGGGGCTATCGCGCGCTTTTTGAAGACCATGCAGCTCCTTCGCTCGTGCTGGCGCATGGCCGTTCGGATGTTTCCGGCACATTCCTCGAAACGATCGGGGCTGGGATGACGAACGGGGCGGGCGCGGAGGAGACAGCCGCAGCCTTCTGCGCCGGTTGGCTTGCCGACAGCCGCAAGAAAGCTTTCCTTGCCGATGTCGGGGCTGCCACGATCGATCAGGCGTTTCTCGCCGTCTTGCCCAAGAAGCACCTGACCTTGCGCCAGTTTGCGCTGGCTGGCCGCATCCTCGTTATCGATGAGGCGCACAGCTACGACGCCTATATGGAGGAGGAGCTTCGCGCTCTTCTCAGCTTGCAGGCGATGAGCGGCGGGTCGGCGATCATCCTTTCAGCCACGCTTTCCGGGGCTCAGAAGGGCGCACTGGTCACGGCCTTCGGCGAAGGGTTGGGCCTGCGCGATCCGGAGGATCTGGCAGAGGAAATCCGCAGCGACGCCTATCCGCTGGCGACGAGCCTCGCCAAGGCCGGCGTTAGCGAAATCGCGCCGGGTTTCGATGCGGCCCTGGCGCGCGAAGTGACGATAGAGCGGGTGTCCGGCAGGCCCGACGCCGTGGCGCGGGCGCTGGAGGCAGCCGGGAAGGGGGCAGCCGTTGCGATCATCTGCAACGCTGTTGATGAGGCCATTGCCGTTCACGAGACGATCCGCGCGGCAATCGATCAACGGGCGCATCTGTTTCATGCGCGATTTGCGCAGGGCGACCGGCAGGAAATCGAAGAGGCGATGCTTGCCCGCTTCGGCAAGAAGGCGACGGCGGCGGATCGCGCCGGGCATGTCCTGGTGGCGACCCAGGTAATCGAGCAGAGCCTGGATCTGGATTTCGACCTGATCATCACCGATCTGGCCCCCATCGATCTTCTCATCCAGCGCGCGGGTCGGTTGTGGCGGCATATGGGGGAGCGTCCGACGCGCGTGCGCGCGCTCGATGCCCCCCGCCTGCTCGTTGTTTCGCCGGACCCCGCTCTGGTGGAGGACGAGACATGGCTTGAGCCGGTTCTTGGAAAAGCTGCCTTTACCTACGCCCACCCCGGCATCATGTGGCGCACGGCCCGCGAGATATTTGACGCGGGCGCAATCCGGACGCCGGAGAGCTTCCGACCAATGATTGAGGCGGTCTATCGCGGCGATGACTGGAGCGACGTGCCCAAGCCGTTGGGGCCCCGGCTGACCGATGCGGAGGGAACAAAGGCGGGCCAGAAAAGCCTTGGCCGCATGAATGTCATCAAGCTCGCGGATGGCTACGGTGCCTTGTCCGACAGTCTCGGCGTGGATGAGGATATCGGCACGCGGCTGGGGGAGCCGACTGTCACGCTGCGGCTGGCGCGTATTGAGAGCGGTCGTCTACTGCCCTGGTTCGAAGCCCAGGATCAGGTTTCGGCCTGGGCCCTGTCGGAGGTGCGGGTTCGAACAAAGTGGCTCGGCCTGTCGCATCCCTGTCCTGACGATGCCTTGCGCCGGATGGCCAAGGCGGACTGGCCCGAATGGGAACAGGGCATGCCGATCGGGGTGGTGGATGAAGACGGCAAGGTAACTGTCGGTGCGAATGTGAACGCCCAGCTGTTCTACGGAAAGATCTTGGGTTTCAGGCGATCATAG
- the cas6e gene encoding type I-E CRISPR-associated protein Cas6/Cse3/CasE — MTALHMSRLTLRRDSSAVAPLIDVLRPRATGEQMNLDHKLLWTVMPEAIRAGRETVGEDAGARTAAFLWRRDSGSDRFYLLGPRPETSSPFFDVETKPFEPVLAAGDRLAFDLRVNATVNRRIAVDAAGKAVRQRCDIAMDLMAREKKRLGGGENWYGENRERLAEEAAREWFARQGEANGFAVAAVALDGYRTQTMPRGRGRPARFGVLDLKGIVTVIDPVAFTRRLAAGFGRAKAFGCGLMLIRRIS; from the coding sequence ATGACAGCCCTGCACATGTCCCGCCTGACATTGCGCCGCGACAGTTCTGCGGTCGCGCCGTTGATTGATGTGCTGCGCCCTCGGGCAACCGGTGAGCAGATGAACCTCGACCACAAGTTGCTCTGGACCGTGATGCCGGAGGCGATCCGCGCGGGCCGCGAGACCGTGGGCGAGGATGCTGGGGCGCGCACCGCAGCCTTTCTGTGGCGACGCGATAGCGGATCCGACCGGTTCTATTTGCTCGGTCCCCGGCCGGAGACAAGTTCCCCCTTCTTTGATGTCGAGACGAAACCGTTCGAACCCGTTCTTGCTGCTGGTGACCGGCTCGCTTTCGATCTCAGGGTCAATGCCACGGTGAACCGCAGGATCGCAGTCGACGCGGCGGGCAAGGCCGTGCGTCAGCGTTGCGACATCGCGATGGACCTTATGGCCCGAGAAAAGAAGCGCCTGGGCGGTGGCGAGAACTGGTATGGCGAAAACCGCGAGCGGCTGGCCGAGGAGGCTGCCCGCGAATGGTTTGCGCGCCAGGGCGAGGCGAACGGCTTTGCCGTTGCTGCCGTGGCGCTTGATGGCTACCGCACCCAGACGATGCCGCGCGGACGGGGGCGGCCGGCGCGCTTCGGCGTCCTTGATCTCAAGGGGATCGTAACGGTCATCGATCCGGTCGCCTTCACACGTCGCCTCGCTGCTGGCTTCGGTCGCGCCAAGGCTTTCGGCTGCGGCCTGATGCTGATCCGCAGGATCTCCTGA
- the casB gene encoding type I-E CRISPR-associated protein Cse2/CasB has protein sequence MRLAREDETAMTAIIGWWRMLHPDADGSGGDRAGRARLRRATSPLDALLEPETHALIARFAAAAGGRWPKGKNESATLEMRLAVLALALAQIEPNQTSAERFASAVGRTPDGRYPGKDDRRRLSPARFGALLRASDDPETFARLLRRALRVLRQVPFNVPQFIRDVLAFDDEVRRDWTFQYHHTRRDADEFAETGDALEASDA, from the coding sequence ATGAGGCTCGCGCGTGAAGACGAAACGGCGATGACGGCCATCATCGGTTGGTGGCGGATGCTGCATCCTGACGCTGACGGCAGCGGCGGGGATCGCGCCGGACGTGCCCGGTTGAGGCGCGCGACATCGCCGCTGGACGCCCTTCTTGAGCCGGAAACCCATGCCTTGATCGCGCGCTTTGCAGCCGCTGCCGGTGGCCGCTGGCCGAAAGGCAAAAACGAGAGCGCGACACTGGAGATGCGTCTTGCCGTGCTGGCTCTGGCTCTGGCGCAGATCGAGCCGAACCAGACGTCGGCAGAGCGTTTCGCCTCTGCCGTCGGACGGACGCCGGATGGGCGCTATCCGGGCAAGGATGACCGGCGACGTCTGTCACCGGCGCGCTTCGGTGCCTTGCTCAGGGCGTCCGACGATCCGGAGACCTTCGCGAGGCTTCTGCGGCGAGCACTGCGCGTCCTTCGTCAGGTTCCCTTCAATGTTCCGCAGTTTATTCGCGACGTTCTTGCCTTCGACGATGAAGTCCGCCGCGACTGGACCTTCCAATACCACCATACGCGCCGTGACGCGGACGAGTTTGCCGAAACCGGCGATGCGCTCGAAGCTAGTGACGCCTGA
- the cas5e gene encoding type I-E CRISPR-associated protein Cas5/CasD, translating to MTRWLVVTLAAPFASFGEEAGNAQRGTADRPTRSALVGLAGAALGIRRADAEAQTALAASLAVASWTLDAGRLLSDFHTYQSLPNARGGRATRALALASANELVTSITRREYRSDVLYFAAYRETEAASVSLDKLSAAFAQPVFSLYLGRKSCPVSRPLNPVVVDAPNAATAFRVYARRDARLALPSGTRGTLATEAREDLGETDAPHRVHLRVDDPGDRVVWQFSSRREYVRGLALDSASATSGEDLT from the coding sequence ATGACCCGCTGGCTCGTCGTCACCCTGGCCGCGCCCTTCGCCAGTTTCGGCGAGGAGGCTGGCAACGCCCAGCGCGGAACGGCGGACCGTCCCACCCGATCTGCGCTTGTCGGGCTGGCGGGCGCGGCACTTGGCATTCGGCGCGCGGATGCGGAGGCGCAAACCGCGCTCGCCGCCTCGCTTGCCGTAGCCTCGTGGACGCTGGATGCGGGAAGGCTGTTGAGCGATTTCCATACCTACCAGTCTTTGCCGAATGCGCGTGGAGGCCGCGCCACACGTGCGTTGGCGCTGGCGAGCGCGAACGAGCTAGTGACCTCCATCACAAGGCGGGAATACCGTTCGGACGTGCTCTATTTCGCCGCCTACCGCGAGACGGAGGCCGCCAGCGTCTCACTGGACAAGTTGTCCGCAGCTTTCGCGCAACCGGTCTTCAGTCTTTATCTGGGTCGCAAGTCGTGCCCCGTCTCTCGCCCGCTCAATCCGGTGGTCGTCGATGCCCCGAATGCGGCCACCGCATTCAGGGTCTATGCGCGACGAGATGCGCGTCTGGCCTTGCCGTCGGGCACACGCGGCACGTTGGCAACCGAGGCGCGCGAGGATCTGGGCGAAACGGATGCGCCGCATCGCGTCCATCTGCGTGTCGATGATCCAGGCGACCGCGTTGTCTGGCAATTCTCGTCGCGCCGCGAATATGTGCGCGGTCTCGCCCTCGACAGCGCCTCAGCCACGTCCGGGGAGGACCTCACATGA
- a CDS encoding Maf-like protein, translated as MTDRTKLVLASGSPRRLALLEQVGIRPDYLLPADIDEEPTRGETPRALATRLARTKAEVVRRSIERDPDYDGALVLAADTVVAVGRRSLPKAELTDEAERCLRLLSGRAHRVYTGICVATAGGASRHKLVETRVRFKRLSEAEIADYLASGEWRGKAGGYAIQGLAGSFVVKLVGSYPNVVGLPIHETVSMLSGAGYQVRRNWADTLAMSE; from the coding sequence ATGACGGATCGTACAAAACTCGTTCTCGCATCCGGTTCGCCGCGGCGACTGGCGCTGCTTGAGCAGGTCGGCATCCGCCCCGACTATCTGCTTCCCGCCGATATCGACGAGGAGCCGACACGCGGGGAGACGCCGCGTGCACTCGCGACCCGGCTTGCCCGCACCAAGGCGGAAGTCGTGCGCCGGTCGATCGAGCGCGATCCCGATTATGACGGTGCGCTCGTGCTCGCCGCCGACACCGTGGTCGCCGTGGGGCGCCGGAGCCTGCCCAAGGCGGAACTGACGGACGAGGCAGAGAGATGCCTGCGTCTTCTCTCAGGTCGCGCGCACAGGGTCTATACCGGCATTTGCGTGGCGACAGCGGGCGGGGCTTCCCGGCACAAGCTGGTGGAGACGCGGGTCCGCTTCAAGCGGCTGTCCGAAGCGGAGATAGCCGACTACCTGGCCAGCGGCGAATGGCGCGGCAAGGCTGGCGGTTACGCGATCCAGGGGCTCGCGGGATCTTTCGTGGTGAAACTCGTGGGGTCCTATCCCAATGTGGTCGGCCTTCCCATTCACGAGACGGTTTCGATGCTGTCCGGAGCGGGCTACCAGGTGCGCCGGAACTGGGCCGACACGCTCGCGATGAGCGAATAG